A region of Domibacillus sp. DTU_2020_1001157_1_SI_ALB_TIR_016 DNA encodes the following proteins:
- a CDS encoding NAD(P)/FAD-dependent oxidoreductase: MEGSVNMKKVIVVGAGILGASAAYQLAKLGAEVLIIDRKDKGQATDAAAGIICPWLSQRRNKAWYQLAKEGARFYPELIEELKGEGETETGYAQVGALNVHHDIEKIRKMEERAETRKADAPEIGEIVPLDEKETRDRFPLLSEQYQSVYVSGGARVDGRALRDALLRSAQRNGAILLTGNAVLQYEANRVTGVTVGNESYSADEVIVCAGAWANQLLAPLGVDFKVSFQKAQILHVEVPEASDTSAWPVVMPPSNKYILAFDHQRVVIGATHEDPANGYDTRITAGGMQELLDKGLEAAPGLSNSIFQEVRVGFRPYTADFLPVIGPIPGWEGLIVANGLGASGLTTGPYLGNQLAKMALEMDIDIDISYYDVQKAMGDN; the protein is encoded by the coding sequence ATGGAAGGGTCTGTGAATATGAAAAAGGTTATAGTAGTGGGAGCAGGAATTCTCGGGGCATCAGCAGCTTACCAGTTAGCGAAACTGGGTGCTGAGGTCCTGATTATAGACCGCAAAGATAAAGGACAGGCGACCGATGCAGCTGCAGGCATTATCTGCCCTTGGCTGTCACAGCGGCGCAACAAGGCCTGGTACCAGCTCGCAAAGGAAGGGGCACGTTTTTACCCTGAGTTAATCGAAGAACTTAAAGGTGAAGGAGAGACAGAAACAGGCTATGCTCAAGTAGGGGCTCTCAATGTCCACCACGACATAGAAAAAATCAGAAAAATGGAAGAGCGTGCCGAAACACGAAAAGCTGATGCACCGGAAATCGGTGAGATTGTCCCGCTTGATGAAAAAGAAACCCGGGATCGATTTCCACTTCTTTCTGAACAGTACCAGTCTGTTTATGTCAGCGGAGGCGCCCGTGTGGACGGCCGTGCGCTGCGCGATGCGCTATTACGTTCCGCTCAAAGAAACGGTGCCATCCTTTTAACGGGGAATGCTGTACTTCAATACGAGGCGAACCGGGTAACAGGAGTCACGGTTGGCAATGAAAGCTATTCGGCTGACGAGGTGATTGTTTGTGCAGGTGCCTGGGCAAATCAGCTATTAGCGCCTTTAGGCGTCGATTTCAAAGTAAGCTTTCAAAAAGCACAAATCTTGCATGTGGAGGTTCCAGAAGCGTCGGACACGAGCGCATGGCCTGTCGTAATGCCGCCTTCTAATAAATATATTTTAGCTTTTGATCACCAGAGGGTTGTCATAGGAGCGACTCATGAAGATCCTGCAAATGGCTATGATACACGCATCACGGCAGGCGGGATGCAGGAGCTTCTGGACAAAGGCTTAGAAGCAGCGCCTGGTTTATCAAATAGTATATTTCAGGAAGTAAGGGTTGGTTTTCGTCCCTATACTGCCGATTTTCTTCCAGTGATAGGTCCTATCCCTGGCTGGGAGGGTCTTATCGTAGCGAATGGGCTTGGGGCGTCTGGTTTAACGACGGGGCCATATCTGGGGAATCAGCTGGCAAAGATGGCGCTCGAAATGGATATAGATATCGATATTAGTTATTATGATGTTCAAAAAGCAATGGGGGACAATTGA
- a CDS encoding four-helix bundle copper-binding protein translates to MSVLSTSSIRAAVDQCIEACLKCARACEECTTNCLKELDIQTRIKCIQTLQDCAQVCLQAASLAARNSTFAQQYCQLCAAICEACAEECAAFKDTYCQECAQICRECAKACRNIAS, encoded by the coding sequence ATGAGCGTATTATCAACATCTTCAATAAGAGCAGCAGTAGACCAGTGCATTGAAGCATGCTTAAAATGTGCCAGAGCTTGCGAAGAGTGTACAACTAACTGCTTAAAGGAACTGGATATTCAAACGAGAATAAAATGTATCCAAACCTTACAAGATTGCGCTCAAGTTTGTTTGCAGGCGGCATCTCTTGCGGCCCGCAACAGCACATTCGCTCAACAATACTGCCAGCTTTGCGCTGCTATTTGTGAAGCATGCGCAGAAGAATGCGCAGCGTTCAAAGATACTTACTGCCAGGAATGCGCTCAAATTTGCCGTGAATGTGCAAAAGCTTGCAGAAATATAGCTTCCTAA
- a CDS encoding aldo/keto reductase: MHKVPEITLNDGLTLPVIGLGTYALNGNAGASAIQNAIHAGYRLIDSAYNYENEGTVGEAVKRSSVSREELRITSKLPGRYQNYDKAVTTIQESLYRASLDYYDLYLIHWPNPKQDLYVEAWQALIDAQKWGLIRSIGVCNFLPEHIERLEKETGVKPSVNQIELHPFFNQEQQRKWHQEHNIVTESWSPLARANHLLENETIQQMAQHHNKSVSQIVLRWHYQLGAVSIPKSASSVRQIENISIFDFSLDETEMSLISELTRPDGRINDQDPAVYEEF, from the coding sequence ATGCATAAAGTTCCAGAGATTACACTCAATGATGGGCTAACATTGCCGGTTATAGGCTTGGGTACATATGCGCTTAACGGGAATGCAGGTGCCAGCGCGATCCAAAATGCCATTCATGCAGGTTACCGGCTTATTGATTCTGCGTATAATTATGAAAACGAAGGAACTGTGGGCGAAGCTGTTAAGCGCAGCTCTGTTTCAAGAGAGGAATTGCGAATTACCTCTAAACTGCCAGGCCGTTATCAAAACTATGATAAAGCCGTGACAACCATTCAAGAATCCTTGTACCGTGCCAGCCTCGATTATTATGATTTATATTTGATTCATTGGCCTAACCCGAAGCAGGACTTGTATGTAGAAGCGTGGCAGGCCTTAATTGACGCTCAAAAATGGGGCCTTATTCGTTCCATTGGTGTCTGCAATTTCCTGCCTGAGCATATTGAGCGTTTGGAAAAAGAAACGGGCGTTAAGCCAAGCGTCAACCAAATTGAGCTGCATCCCTTTTTCAATCAGGAGCAGCAAAGAAAATGGCATCAAGAGCATAACATTGTGACAGAATCCTGGAGTCCATTAGCCCGGGCAAATCATCTGTTAGAAAATGAGACCATTCAGCAAATGGCCCAGCACCATAACAAGTCCGTTTCACAGATTGTTTTACGCTGGCATTATCAGCTGGGAGCCGTTTCTATTCCAAAATCCGCTTCTTCTGTACGGCAAATTGAAAACATCTCTATTTTTGATTTCTCTCTCGATGAAACAGAAATGAGCCTGATTTCAGAATTAACCCGCCCTGACGGCAGAATTAACGATCAGGATCCCGCTGTATATGAAGAATTTTAA
- a CDS encoding FAD-dependent oxidoreductase, giving the protein MTDNDQESETLPQVPEPNWRGFIDLPDFPSLDKDIHVDVVIVGGGITGITSAYLLAKEGLKVAVLEAGKLLDGPRGTITAKITAQHELIYDELIRHFGKSKARLYYEANIEALNFIKKTVEQHQIHCDFSLQDACIYAATDHYARRIEKEAEAYENIGIDGTLINTVPFEIDIKNGLIMKNQAQFHPIKYLAHLIEIITEKGGLFFENTTAVNIETGKQPTVLTREGRRATGSHVLACSHFPFYEGLGFYSTRMYAVRSYVLAAKTKKAYPGGMYISADQPTRSLCSATINGEEIVLIGGQSHKVGQGKNTLEHYKALEIFGQQVFGLDKMVYRWSAQDLTTLDKIPYIGEITSGQPNILIATGYRNWGMSNGTAAALLFRDTILNKKNVYQDLYTPSRFFAHPSLKNFLVENASVAAHLIKGKLDLPAKSAEDLSNGEGAVITVKGHRKGAYKDEEGKLYIVDTTCTHIGCEVEWNNGDLTWDCPCHGSRFSYTGEVMEGPAEKPLQQYDHRILDNLTSEDSGY; this is encoded by the coding sequence ATGACTGACAACGATCAGGAAAGCGAAACATTACCGCAGGTTCCTGAGCCAAACTGGAGAGGTTTTATTGATTTGCCGGATTTTCCTTCTTTAGATAAAGATATTCATGTAGACGTGGTTATTGTAGGTGGCGGTATTACCGGAATCACATCCGCTTACCTTTTAGCAAAGGAAGGTCTGAAGGTTGCCGTTTTAGAGGCGGGGAAATTGCTGGACGGCCCAAGGGGAACCATTACTGCTAAAATTACTGCCCAGCATGAGCTAATATACGATGAACTTATTCGCCATTTCGGAAAAAGCAAGGCTCGCTTATACTACGAAGCCAATATAGAAGCTCTAAACTTCATCAAAAAAACCGTAGAACAGCATCAAATCCATTGTGATTTCAGCCTGCAGGATGCTTGTATATACGCTGCTACGGATCATTATGCACGCAGGATTGAAAAAGAAGCAGAAGCTTATGAAAATATCGGTATAGACGGTACGCTGATTAACACCGTTCCCTTCGAGATAGATATAAAAAATGGGCTGATCATGAAAAACCAGGCTCAATTTCATCCAATTAAATACCTGGCTCACCTTATCGAAATTATCACGGAAAAAGGCGGGCTTTTCTTTGAAAACACCACGGCCGTTAATATTGAAACTGGAAAGCAGCCAACCGTTCTTACCCGTGAGGGGCGACGTGCCACGGGCAGCCACGTTCTGGCCTGTTCGCATTTTCCATTTTATGAAGGCCTGGGGTTTTATTCTACAAGAATGTATGCAGTTCGCTCCTATGTTCTGGCGGCCAAGACAAAGAAAGCGTATCCTGGCGGAATGTATATCAGTGCCGATCAGCCGACACGTTCACTCTGTTCTGCAACGATTAATGGAGAAGAAATCGTGCTTATTGGCGGTCAGAGTCATAAGGTTGGCCAGGGAAAGAACACGCTGGAACATTATAAAGCCTTAGAGATCTTTGGCCAGCAGGTTTTTGGTCTTGATAAAATGGTATACCGCTGGTCAGCCCAGGACTTGACCACCCTTGATAAAATTCCTTATATCGGTGAGATAACCTCAGGCCAGCCAAATATCTTGATTGCTACCGGTTACCGGAACTGGGGAATGTCTAATGGGACTGCCGCCGCTCTGCTCTTTCGAGATACGATTTTGAACAAAAAGAATGTTTATCAAGATTTATATACACCGTCGCGATTCTTTGCACATCCAAGCCTGAAAAATTTTTTAGTAGAGAATGCTAGTGTGGCCGCCCATTTAATTAAGGGAAAACTTGATTTGCCTGCTAAGAGTGCTGAAGACTTATCCAACGGTGAAGGTGCCGTCATTACTGTCAAAGGACATAGAAAAGGTGCTTATAAAGATGAGGAAGGAAAACTGTATATTGTGGATACAACCTGTACCCATATAGGATGTGAAGTCGAATGGAACAACGGCGATCTTACCTGGGATTGCCCATGTCACGGCTCCAGGTTTTCGTATACAGGAGAAGTAATGGAAGGTCCAGCTGAAAAACCATTGCAGCAATACGATCATCGTATACTGGACAATCTTACCTCAGAAGATTCCGGCTATTAA
- a CDS encoding NAD(P)-dependent oxidoreductase yields the protein MMKVVVTGAAGKVGRWTVRTLLEAGHDVIATDRKLREESESKKFIQAELRDYGQVIQLLAGCDAVVHLGNIPTDVRNTSQAIFENNMLVNFNILEACKDLKIPKVVWASSETVLGYPFVAEDLSYLPVDEEHPSIVKSSYAMAKRLTEILSEMFHKLANTQIVALRFANMYEPDEYEKIPIMHWSEEGQRDAQKKNAWAYCDVRDAARACLLAIEKDNLGFDIFHITAPDTIFPEPSQELVDKFFPDVSLKRPVEGHETLMAIDKARKVLGYEPRYTWRNVLNSDGKTKALPEDQLALLNTDI from the coding sequence ATGATGAAAGTAGTGGTAACAGGTGCAGCCGGAAAAGTTGGCCGATGGACTGTAAGAACCCTATTAGAAGCTGGTCATGACGTTATTGCTACAGATAGAAAATTAAGGGAAGAATCCGAATCAAAAAAATTTATCCAGGCCGAATTACGTGATTATGGCCAGGTCATCCAGCTTTTAGCAGGGTGTGATGCAGTCGTACACCTGGGGAATATTCCTACCGATGTGCGGAATACCTCCCAGGCCATATTTGAAAATAATATGCTCGTTAATTTTAATATCCTTGAAGCTTGTAAAGACCTTAAAATCCCTAAGGTTGTGTGGGCATCAAGTGAGACTGTTCTGGGGTACCCTTTTGTTGCGGAAGATCTAAGTTACCTGCCTGTGGACGAAGAACACCCGTCCATCGTGAAGTCCTCATACGCAATGGCAAAACGGCTGACTGAAATCCTTTCCGAAATGTTCCACAAACTTGCGAACACACAGATTGTGGCGCTTCGCTTTGCCAATATGTATGAGCCGGATGAATACGAGAAAATTCCTATCATGCATTGGAGTGAAGAAGGACAAAGAGATGCCCAAAAGAAAAATGCATGGGCCTATTGTGATGTCAGGGACGCTGCAAGAGCCTGCCTGCTTGCAATCGAAAAGGATAATTTAGGATTTGACATATTTCATATAACGGCACCGGATACCATTTTTCCAGAACCCAGTCAGGAATTGGTGGATAAATTTTTCCCGGATGTCTCTTTAAAGAGGCCTGTAGAAGGACATGAGACTCTTATGGCAATCGACAAAGCCCGGAAGGTCCTTGGCTATGAACCGCGTTACACATGGCGCAATGTTCTTAATAGTGATGGTAAAACCAAAGCACTGCCGGAGGACCAGCTTGCTTTATTAAATACGGATATATAA
- a CDS encoding MTH1187 family thiamine-binding protein — translation MAIVDVTVIPVGTQTPSVSSYVADIQKVLKEYEEKGEIRFQLTPMNTIIEGDLPKLFEVIQAMHEVPFEKGLARVCTNIRIDDRRDKKRKMEDKVERIKGLLEE, via the coding sequence ATGGCAATCGTTGATGTAACGGTTATTCCTGTTGGCACACAAACACCAAGTGTCAGCAGCTATGTGGCAGATATCCAAAAAGTATTAAAGGAATATGAGGAAAAAGGGGAGATACGTTTTCAATTGACACCCATGAATACGATCATCGAAGGCGATCTGCCTAAATTGTTTGAGGTAATCCAGGCGATGCACGAAGTCCCCTTTGAAAAAGGACTTGCCCGAGTGTGTACAAATATTCGAATCGATGACCGCCGTGATAAGAAACGTAAAATGGAAGATAAAGTCGAGCGGATAAAGGGCCTGCTTGAAGAATAA
- a CDS encoding ATP-binding protein, giving the protein MINVFSDLQILLLNLFFIFLFFFVYLKFIEKKIHQLTNKLLIFLASGSAMVLCMTFSISIGPGQLIDMRYVPFIVGAFYGGRRIAFLLFFILITYRLGFGSSGFYMNLAGSTILFISLWFTIPFFERAVNLTKKMRCVMEVAFLSALFTGTTLSLFVSNIMNTKDLLSFIVFLYLQIAGVLLFVKFIEKAKNDIALAEEIRKFEKLKSVSEVAASISHEVRNPLTATRGFIQLLSDQNLTAEEKNLYISISLEELDKAASVITDYLTFATPSLEKIEMLELNKELDTVLKTVTPLALANTVEIDIQKTEAIHVAGEREKFHQCLINLIKNSIEAMPHGGKLIIKLQELNGKIVMTVEDTGVGMTNEQIERLGTPYFSTKVDGTGLGTMVVFSIVKAMMGEIKVDSKIGKGTCFTILFPAVDPSHSSTEQPAEQVTSLPPVSIKENTAPLAFKAGK; this is encoded by the coding sequence GTGATTAACGTATTTTCTGATCTTCAAATCTTATTGTTAAATCTATTTTTTATTTTTCTTTTTTTCTTTGTATACCTTAAGTTTATTGAAAAGAAGATTCATCAATTAACAAACAAGCTGTTAATTTTTCTGGCCTCTGGAAGTGCTATGGTCTTATGTATGACGTTCTCTATCTCAATTGGTCCTGGCCAGTTGATCGATATGCGTTACGTCCCCTTTATAGTCGGTGCTTTTTATGGCGGCCGCAGAATTGCCTTTCTTTTGTTTTTCATTTTAATTACTTATCGTTTAGGCTTTGGTAGCTCAGGCTTCTACATGAATTTAGCTGGCAGCACAATCTTGTTTATTTCTCTTTGGTTTACGATTCCTTTTTTTGAAAGAGCGGTTAACTTAACAAAAAAAATGCGCTGCGTTATGGAAGTTGCTTTTCTTTCAGCGCTCTTTACAGGGACAACACTCAGTTTATTTGTTTCAAACATCATGAATACAAAAGATCTTCTGTCTTTTATCGTATTCCTATACCTTCAAATAGCTGGCGTTCTGTTATTTGTTAAATTTATCGAGAAAGCAAAAAATGATATAGCCCTCGCTGAAGAAATCAGAAAATTTGAAAAGTTGAAATCAGTGAGTGAAGTTGCTGCAAGCATTTCCCATGAAGTAAGAAACCCGCTTACAGCTACCAGAGGGTTTATTCAATTACTGAGTGATCAGAATCTTACCGCAGAAGAAAAAAATCTTTATATCTCCATCTCTCTTGAAGAATTAGACAAAGCAGCGTCCGTTATTACCGATTACCTTACATTTGCTACACCTTCATTAGAAAAAATAGAGATGTTGGAATTGAATAAAGAACTGGATACGGTCCTAAAAACCGTAACGCCTCTTGCTTTGGCAAACACCGTAGAGATTGATATCCAAAAAACAGAAGCGATCCATGTTGCCGGTGAACGTGAAAAATTCCATCAATGCCTGATCAACCTTATAAAAAACAGCATTGAGGCTATGCCTCATGGAGGAAAATTAATCATTAAGCTTCAGGAGCTGAATGGAAAAATAGTCATGACAGTGGAAGATACAGGGGTTGGCATGACAAATGAACAAATCGAACGGCTGGGAACTCCTTACTTTTCAACAAAAGTAGACGGCACTGGGCTTGGCACAATGGTGGTTTTCAGTATTGTAAAAGCGATGATGGGTGAAATTAAAGTGGACAGTAAAATAGGAAAAGGCACTTGTTTTACGATCCTTTTCCCGGCAGTTGATCCTTCCCATTCTTCTACTGAGCAGCCTGCAGAGCAAGTCACTAGCCTGCCTCCAGTCAGTATAAAAGAAAATACTGCTCCTCTTGCTTTTAAAGCAGGTAAGTAA
- a CDS encoding Fur-regulated basic protein FbpA has product MILREAVENRRTELINKLIAFGVFKINEKHLFENSLGELEGEYNKFEGAQHPHSQLGSIRWLNKKANKMN; this is encoded by the coding sequence ATGATTCTTCGGGAAGCAGTAGAAAATAGACGTACGGAATTAATTAACAAACTCATTGCTTTTGGTGTGTTTAAGATTAATGAAAAGCATCTTTTTGAAAACTCTTTAGGTGAATTAGAAGGTGAATATAATAAATTTGAGGGAGCTCAGCATCCACATAGCCAACTTGGATCTATTCGCTGGCTCAATAAAAAAGCGAACAAAATGAATTGA
- a CDS encoding dimethylarginine dimethylaminohydrolase family protein, translated as MEILSKKFGNIQCNNEYDELHRVILCEPQFMTIRDVINETQEYYKHENININRAIQQHAQFCHLLNEHGIEVIKLSPSKQYPEQVFTRDIGFTIGQNIFTAEMAADIRQGEEHELKKWLESEQISYHALSEDSIEGGDVIVDGHNLYVGISSRTNKASIQELTRLLPGYEILPISLNQRYLHLDCVFNIISPEEALIFPQAIDQITVNMLSSRFDLIEVTEKEQFTLGTNVLSIGRKKVFSLMGNHDINNRLRERGYHVIEVDITEIIKSGGSFRCCTLPILRG; from the coding sequence ATGGAAATATTGTCAAAAAAATTCGGGAATATACAATGCAACAATGAATATGACGAACTGCACCGAGTGATTTTATGCGAACCTCAATTTATGACTATACGGGATGTGATTAATGAAACGCAAGAATATTATAAGCATGAAAATATTAATATTAACCGTGCAATACAACAGCATGCTCAGTTTTGTCACCTTCTTAATGAACACGGAATAGAGGTGATTAAGCTTTCACCTTCTAAACAGTATCCGGAGCAAGTCTTTACTAGAGACATCGGGTTTACAATCGGCCAAAATATTTTTACTGCTGAAATGGCCGCGGACATCCGGCAGGGAGAGGAACATGAGCTGAAAAAATGGCTTGAGTCAGAGCAAATTTCTTATCACGCCCTAAGCGAAGATTCGATTGAAGGCGGGGATGTCATCGTTGATGGACACAATCTCTATGTCGGGATCAGCAGTCGAACAAATAAAGCATCCATTCAAGAACTTACACGTTTATTACCGGGATACGAGATCCTCCCTATTTCTTTAAATCAAAGATATTTGCATTTAGACTGTGTTTTTAATATTATTTCGCCAGAAGAAGCATTAATTTTCCCGCAAGCCATTGACCAAATTACAGTAAATATGCTTTCATCAAGATTCGATTTAATTGAAGTAACTGAAAAAGAGCAATTTACACTTGGAACAAATGTACTTTCAATTGGACGAAAAAAGGTATTTAGTCTGATGGGAAATCATGATATAAACAATCGCCTCAGGGAGCGGGGGTATCATGTAATTGAGGTTGATATCACAGAGATTATTAAATCCGGAGGCTCTTTTCGCTGCTGTACATTGCCGATTCTACGTGGATAA